The following coding sequences are from one Candidatus Equadaptatus faecalis window:
- the ftsA gene encoding cell division protein FtsA, with amino-acid sequence MFKNSFSSGYVNEPELITALDLGTSKVSVIVAEKESESGEPYIITVEEYPSSGIRKGSIVNADMASKAVKQALNSAETAVGQSLKTVSVSLSCSEGVQCVTTQGRFMLGINARPVSEDDIERVLQNAKSDLAIPSNKTIVHTIPVKFDLDGKEIENPLDMTGKTLQVELLTLMVPSPVIQDTVNCIKKAGVEIDCIVLKSLAASLSVITEEEARNGAAVLDIGGGTTDITVYSGGYPVYMAAIPIGGDHISNDLASVLKIPFACAEEIKRKVFIGNEVQNEGNENEYVEFSFNNRQGRVLNSEAAEIISCRIEELCQELVMPKINESGVKSLGGGIILTGGTAEMRGVDSLMRDIFGLSVRTAVPSAASQMPRGKNGGEFSGAAGIIKYVSEKQHAPYRFLDDHSDIDAAKRNGRTLQTSAIKNILLEKNETIKKELKTETKNIGGKIKDLFSDLF; translated from the coding sequence GTGTTTAAGAACTCCTTTTCATCTGGATATGTGAATGAACCTGAACTTATTACGGCTCTTGATTTGGGCACGAGCAAAGTTTCCGTGATAGTTGCGGAAAAAGAATCTGAGTCTGGTGAACCGTATATAATTACTGTTGAAGAATACCCTTCATCGGGGATCAGAAAGGGCAGCATTGTTAACGCAGACATGGCGTCAAAAGCTGTAAAACAGGCGTTGAACAGTGCCGAAACAGCGGTAGGTCAGTCCTTGAAAACTGTTTCCGTTTCGCTTTCCTGCAGTGAAGGTGTGCAGTGTGTTACGACACAGGGTAGATTTATGCTTGGAATCAATGCGAGACCTGTTTCGGAAGACGATATTGAACGGGTGCTGCAGAACGCAAAAAGTGACCTCGCAATCCCTTCGAACAAGACAATAGTACATACAATTCCGGTGAAATTTGATCTTGATGGCAAAGAGATTGAAAATCCTTTGGATATGACGGGAAAGACACTGCAGGTAGAACTTCTTACCCTTATGGTTCCAAGCCCTGTGATACAGGATACGGTCAACTGCATAAAAAAGGCAGGGGTTGAAATAGACTGTATTGTGCTTAAGTCGCTGGCTGCGTCTTTGTCCGTAATTACAGAGGAAGAAGCAAGAAACGGCGCCGCTGTTCTGGATATCGGGGGAGGAACGACTGACATAACTGTCTATTCCGGCGGATATCCGGTATATATGGCTGCAATTCCGATCGGCGGTGATCACATATCAAATGACCTTGCGTCGGTTCTCAAAATACCTTTTGCATGCGCAGAGGAGATCAAGCGTAAGGTGTTTATCGGAAACGAAGTTCAGAACGAGGGAAACGAAAACGAGTATGTTGAATTTTCGTTTAACAACAGACAGGGCAGAGTTCTCAACAGCGAAGCCGCAGAAATTATTTCCTGCAGGATAGAGGAACTCTGCCAGGAACTTGTTATGCCGAAGATAAATGAATCCGGAGTTAAATCACTGGGCGGCGGAATAATTTTAACAGGCGGTACGGCAGAAATGCGCGGAGTTGACAGTCTGATGCGCGACATATTTGGGCTTTCCGTGAGAACGGCAGTTCCCTCTGCAGCTTCGCAGATGCCCCGCGGCAAAAACGGAGGAGAATTTTCCGGAGCAGCAGGCATAATAAAATATGTAAGTGAAAAACAGCATGCCCCTTACCGCTTTTTGGACGATCATTCGGATATTGACGCGGCGAAAAGAAACGGCAGAACGCTGCAGACATCTGCGATTAAGAACATACTGCTTGAAAAGAACGAGACAATAAAAAAAGAATTGAAAACTGAGACAAAGAATATCGGCGGCAAGATAAAAGATCTGTTTTCGGATCTGTTTTAG